Within the bacterium genome, the region TGTCCTTGTATTATATGGAACTGCTGTTGCCTTTTACCACAACAGCTTTAGTTTTCCTGTATTATTTTTGGCCATGGCGGGGTTGCTCTGTATGCATACAAGCTGCAATGTTCTGAATGATTATTATGACTACAAGAGCGGAATTGACCTTCACACAGCGCCTACCCCCTTTTCAGGCGGGAGCGGTTTTTTACCTTCAGGCAAATTAAATCCACCAGGTGTTTTTATATTAGGAATGTCATCGGCATTAACCGGAGTAATGATTGGCATTTATTTTTGTATTACAGTCGGATGGGGACTCCTGCCTATAGTTATAACCGGCGCATTCGCGGTCATTTTTTACAATACCATTTTATCAAAAATAATGTTGGGTGAAATATTCGCGGGATTGGGTCTGGGCCTGCTTCCGATCATTGGCACCTATTTCGTATACACAGGCAGATATGATATACAAGCTGTTTTCGCGGGAATACCCCCATTTTTTTTAGTATTCAACCTTTTGCTTTTGAACGAATTCCCTGACGCGGAAGCAGATAAAAAGGGCAATAGAAAACATCTTGTTATCGTTTTTGGACCAAAAATTGCCGCATGGATTTACACAATATTCAATCTCTCAGTGTATATATGGGTCTTATTTGGTATTTTATCA harbors:
- a CDS encoding prenyltransferase, which gives rise to MAFKDWFLETRPQFLILSVVLVLYGTAVAFYHNSFSFPVLFLAMAGLLCMHTSCNVLNDYYDYKSGIDLHTAPTPFSGGSGFLPSGKLNPPGVFILGMSSALTGVMIGIYFCITVGWGLLPIVITGAFAVIFYNTILSKIMLGEIFAGLGLGLLPIIGTYFVYTGRYDIQAVFAGIPPFFLVFNLLLLNEFPDAEADKKGNRKHLVIVFGPKIAAWIYTIFNLSVYIWVLFGILSGIMPVWTILCLFTLPFAFKAIQGALKFRDNREKFIPAQGANVAMVLVTQVLLSIGYLISHWSNIKISFGNFRI